A stretch of the Octopus bimaculoides isolate UCB-OBI-ISO-001 chromosome 8, ASM119413v2, whole genome shotgun sequence genome encodes the following:
- the LOC106872645 gene encoding bromodomain-containing protein 4: MQVFRMPIKSLEREDEMCFGDSNSDLLDDGILLDDTCSEDDLDDYGSEPEDCLESMTGNEDEQEISDTKMKKSTKNYPYRRKKEEKPSSKDKNEPRLPKKRGPKKKRMTKARVQKLRLRRVKANARERNRMHGLNDALDTLRLHVPCTSKTQKLSKIETLRLARNYISALGEILKNGTKPDGVSFAKALSKGLSQNTMNLVAGCLQLNPRTLHPDSTLPKTYRYDFSSQIDFGSPVTQIPYPPSSYATTLHHHHHHPPHHHHQQQSQQSMQPQEQQQHHPPLPHPHQLQSQPQQQQQQPLPPPPPPPPPPPPQQSQQPQPSMNIGPITMVSQIPSNRLSSSPHAPSNGMITSLPPPSHQQYTNYTTPRNLSPLNAEHREASLPTGSMTPGLTSNNTYLRYNTNNNTNNNSNSTYMVNDVGIRRGYNGCAQPQPSPYVLLEDIPDFQSDPPVLEHNLNIINSNRGIFEITG, from the exons GTGTTCAGAATGCCTATCAAAAGTTTGGAAAGAGAAGACGAAATGTGTTTTGGTGACAGCAATAGCGACTTATTGGATGATGGTATTTTGCTAGATGACACATGTTCAGAAGATGATTTGGATGATTATGGCAGCGAACCAGAAGATTGCCTGGAAAGCATGACTGGTAATGAAGACGAACAAGAAATAAGTGATACAAAGATGAAGAAAAGCACGAAAAACTATCCTTACCGcaggaagaaggaagagaaaccGTCTTCCAAAGACAAGAACGAACCACGTCTTCCAAAGAAACGTGGTCCAAAGAAGAAACGGATGACAAAAGCGCGAGTGCAAAAATTACGTTTGCGACGAGTTAAAGCAAATGCACGAGAACGCAACCGCATGCATGGTTTGAACGATGCATTGGACACTTTGCGATTGCATGTGCCATGCACGTCCAAGACACAGAAGCTATCGAAAATTGAAACGTTACGACTGGCACGCAATTATATCAGTGCCTTgggagaaattttaaaaaatggtactAAACCAGATGGTGTCAGTTTTGCGAAAGCTTTGTCAAAAGGTCTCTCTCAGAACACAATGAATCTAGTTGCTGGATGTCTTCAGCTTAATCCTCGAACATTGCACCCCGATTCTACACTACCTAAAACATATCGATATGATTTTAGTAGCCAGATAGATTTTGGTAGCCCTGTTACTCAAATTCCATATCCTCCGTCTTCCTATGCAACGactttgcatcatcatcatcatcatcctcctcatcatcaccatcaacagcagaGTCAGCAAAGTATGCAACCGCaggaacagcagcaacatcatccaCCACTTCCTCACCCC CACCAATTACAGtcgcaaccacaacaacaacaacaacaaccacttcctcctcctcctccaccaccaccaccaccaccgccacaacaatCACAACAGCCACAACCAAGCATGAATATCGGGCCAATCACAATGGTAAGCCAGATTCCATCCAATCGATTGTCTTCTTCTCCTCACGCCCCATCTAACGGTATGATCACTTCACTACCACCGCCCTCCCATCAACAGTACACTAATTACACTACACCACGTAACCTGAGTCCGTTGAATGCAGAACATAGGGAAGCCTCGTTGCCTACAGGAAGTATGACACCCGGTTTGACATCAAACAACACTTATCTTCgttataacaccaacaacaatactaacaacaactcAAACAGCACGTACATGGTCAATGATGTTGGTATCAGGCGTGGATACAATGGTTGTGCTCAACCTCAGCCAAGCCCCTATGTCTTATTAGAAGATATCCCCGATTTTCAGAGTGACCCACCAGTTCTGGAGCACAATTTAAATATCATAAACAGTAACCGAGGTATATTTGAAATCACTGGTTGA